In Streptomyces sp. NBC_00878, a single window of DNA contains:
- a CDS encoding cellulose binding domain-containing protein: MRHPARSPLLVFGAAAFALVGTAVAPVVTASGAAPACTVEYSVTSQWDNGFQGSVNITNNAAAVSSWSLTFDLVGGQKVTQGWNAKWSQSGTTVTAANESYNGSLGTGASVGAGFLASWSGSNTAPTAFRLNGTACNVDSEPSPDPPDPTDPPDPTDPPDPTDPPDPTGGPPVLKVSGNKLVDETGATRRLLGVNRSGGEFMCVQGHGIFDGPVDDASVKAIADWNANTVRIPLNEECWLGLSHIKPEYGGANYIAAVKALVAKVKAHGMTPMLELHWSHGQYTGNSAGCSDVYASCQKPMPNMRYTPTFWASVASTFKDDGTVVFDLFNEPYPDRATSTATQAWTCWRDGGTCPGIGFEVAGMQDLIDAIRGTGARNPILAGGLAYANDLSQWLTYKPTDPLGNLAAAWHVYNFNTCSNESCWSSTLAPVAAQVPLVAGEIGENTCAHSFIDRVMAWFDARGLSYLGWTWNTWDCGSGPALISNYNGTPTSFGIGLRDRLRSLDG, from the coding sequence ATGCGACACCCCGCGCGTTCACCTCTTTTAGTGTTCGGCGCCGCCGCGTTCGCCCTCGTGGGCACCGCGGTCGCGCCGGTCGTCACGGCTTCGGGAGCCGCCCCCGCCTGCACGGTGGAGTACTCGGTCACCAGTCAGTGGGACAACGGCTTCCAGGGCTCCGTCAACATCACCAACAACGCCGCAGCGGTGAGCAGTTGGAGTCTCACCTTCGACCTCGTCGGCGGCCAGAAGGTCACCCAGGGCTGGAACGCCAAGTGGTCCCAGTCCGGTACGACGGTGACCGCGGCCAATGAGAGCTACAACGGTTCGCTGGGCACCGGCGCGAGCGTCGGCGCCGGATTCCTCGCCTCGTGGTCGGGGAGCAACACCGCGCCCACGGCCTTCAGACTCAACGGGACGGCGTGCAACGTCGACTCGGAGCCGTCACCTGATCCGCCGGACCCGACCGATCCACCCGATCCCACCGATCCACCCGACCCGACCGATCCGCCGGACCCCACGGGCGGCCCGCCCGTCCTGAAGGTCTCGGGCAACAAGCTCGTCGACGAGACGGGAGCCACCCGCAGGCTGCTCGGCGTCAACCGCTCCGGCGGCGAGTTCATGTGCGTCCAGGGCCACGGCATCTTCGACGGCCCGGTCGACGACGCGTCCGTCAAGGCGATCGCCGACTGGAACGCCAACACGGTCCGCATTCCGCTCAACGAGGAGTGCTGGCTGGGACTTTCTCACATCAAACCGGAGTACGGCGGGGCCAACTACATCGCCGCGGTCAAGGCCCTGGTGGCCAAGGTCAAGGCACACGGTATGACGCCGATGCTCGAACTGCACTGGTCCCACGGTCAGTACACCGGCAACTCGGCGGGCTGCTCCGACGTGTACGCCAGTTGCCAGAAGCCGATGCCCAACATGCGTTACACGCCCACCTTCTGGGCCTCGGTCGCGAGTACCTTCAAGGACGACGGGACCGTCGTCTTCGACCTGTTCAACGAGCCCTACCCGGACCGTGCCACGTCCACCGCCACCCAGGCGTGGACCTGCTGGCGCGACGGCGGCACCTGCCCCGGCATCGGCTTCGAGGTCGCCGGCATGCAGGACCTGATCGACGCTATCCGCGGCACCGGCGCCAGGAACCCCATCCTGGCCGGGGGCCTCGCGTACGCGAACGACCTGAGCCAGTGGCTGACCTACAAGCCGACCGATCCGCTCGGCAATCTCGCCGCCGCCTGGCACGTCTACAACTTCAACACCTGTTCCAACGAGAGCTGTTGGAGCTCCACGCTCGCGCCGGTCGCGGCCCAGGTCCCGCTCGTGGCGGGCGAGATCGGCGAGAACACCTGCGCGCACTCCTTCATCGACCGCGTCATGGCCTGGTTCGACGCGCGCGGGCTCTCCTACCTCGGCTGGACCTGGAACACCTGGGACTGCGGTTCCGGACCCGCCCTCATCTCGAACTACAACGGCACACCCACGTCATTCGGCATCGGGCTGCGCGACCGCCTGCGCTCCCTCGACGGATAG
- a CDS encoding glycoside hydrolase family 48 protein — protein MAPRPSRRLARRMWTAVVAALALPITTLVTGTGATPAQAAAVQCGVDYKTNDWGSGFTAELTLTNRGTEAISGWILTYDYSGNQQLSSGWSGTWSQSGRTVTARNASWNGTIAVGAAVTTGAQFTYSGTNATPTSFAINGTACTGAHQPPITVLTSPAAGAVYSQGAAVPLAATAAAADNATISKVEFYDNTTLLGTDTSSPYSLSASGLTVGSHSLLAKAYDSLGAAAESTPVGITVAAGPAVVVSPTQLGVQQGKSGTYDVKLSTQPSTNVTVTTARASGNTGLSVTGGASLTFTPSNWNTAQKVTVTATASGTGSATFESSATGHAKAAVTVTQLAASKEYDARFLELYGKITNPANGYFSPEGIPYHSVETLIVEAPDHGHETTSEAYSYLLWLQAMYGKVTGDWSRFNGAWEIMEKFMIPTHADQPTNSFYTASKPATYAPEHDTPNEYPAQLDTGVPVGSDPIAAELKSAYGTDDIYGMHWLQDVDNVYGYGNSPGKCEAGPTDTGPSYINTFQRGSQESVWETVPQPTCDAFKYGGTNGYLDLFTKDASYARQWKFTNAPDADARAVQAAYWADIWAKQQGNGSAVTATVGKAAKMGDYLRYSMYDKYFKKIGNCVGPSTCPAGTGKDASHYLLNWYYAWGGATDASAGWAWRIGSSHTHGGYQNPLAAYALSSYADLKPKSATGQADWAKSLDRQLEFYRWLQSSEGAIAGGATNSWQGRYATPPSGTPTFYGMFYDEKPVYHDPPSNQWFGFQAWSMERVAEYYQQTGDAHAKLVLDKWVDWALSRTTVNPDGSFRIPNTLQWSGKPDTWNASSPGANTGLHVTVADYTDDVGVAAAYAKTLTYYADRSGDTQARATAKALLDGMWTNNQDALGIAVPETRADYNRFDDGVYVPSGWTGRMPNGDTINSSSTFDSIRSFYEDDPAWSKIEAYLAGGAAPSFTYHRFWAQADIALAMGSYAELLE, from the coding sequence ATGGCACCCAGACCCAGCCGCCGCCTCGCGCGGCGGATGTGGACCGCCGTGGTGGCGGCCCTCGCCCTCCCGATCACGACGCTGGTCACCGGCACCGGGGCAACTCCCGCCCAGGCGGCGGCCGTCCAGTGCGGGGTCGACTACAAGACGAACGACTGGGGCTCCGGTTTCACCGCCGAGCTCACCCTCACCAACCGCGGCACGGAGGCGATCAGCGGCTGGATCCTGACGTACGACTACTCGGGCAACCAGCAGCTCAGCAGCGGCTGGAGCGGTACCTGGTCACAGTCCGGCCGGACGGTCACCGCGAGGAACGCCTCCTGGAACGGGACGATCGCGGTCGGGGCCGCAGTGACGACCGGCGCCCAGTTCACGTACAGCGGCACCAACGCCACCCCCACCTCTTTCGCGATCAACGGCACGGCCTGCACCGGCGCCCACCAGCCGCCGATCACCGTGCTGACCAGCCCCGCCGCCGGCGCGGTCTACTCCCAGGGCGCCGCCGTCCCGCTCGCCGCGACCGCCGCCGCCGCGGACAACGCGACGATCAGCAAGGTCGAGTTCTACGACAACACGACTCTGCTGGGCACCGACACCAGCTCGCCGTACTCGCTCTCGGCCTCCGGCTTGACCGTCGGCAGTCATTCGCTGCTCGCGAAGGCGTACGACAGCCTGGGCGCGGCGGCGGAGTCCACGCCGGTCGGCATCACGGTCGCCGCGGGTCCCGCCGTGGTGGTCTCGCCGACCCAACTCGGCGTCCAGCAGGGCAAGTCGGGCACGTACGACGTGAAGCTCTCGACCCAGCCGTCGACGAACGTGACCGTGACGACCGCTCGCGCGAGCGGCAACACGGGCCTGTCCGTCACCGGCGGGGCGTCGCTCACCTTCACGCCGTCGAACTGGAACACCGCCCAGAAAGTGACCGTCACCGCAACCGCCTCGGGCACCGGTTCGGCGACCTTCGAGTCGTCGGCCACCGGGCACGCGAAGGCCGCGGTCACCGTCACCCAGCTTGCCGCGTCGAAGGAGTACGACGCCCGCTTCCTGGAGCTCTACGGGAAGATCACCAACCCGGCAAACGGCTACTTCTCCCCCGAGGGCATCCCGTACCACTCGGTGGAGACTCTGATCGTCGAGGCGCCCGACCACGGCCATGAGACGACGTCGGAGGCGTACAGCTATCTGCTGTGGCTGCAGGCCATGTACGGCAAGGTGACGGGCGACTGGTCCAGGTTCAACGGAGCCTGGGAGATCATGGAGAAGTTCATGATCCCCACGCACGCCGACCAGCCGACGAACTCCTTCTACACCGCCTCGAAGCCGGCGACGTACGCGCCCGAGCACGACACCCCGAACGAGTACCCGGCGCAGCTCGACACCGGCGTCCCGGTCGGCTCCGACCCGATCGCCGCCGAGCTGAAGAGCGCGTACGGCACGGACGACATCTACGGCATGCACTGGCTGCAGGACGTCGACAACGTCTACGGGTACGGCAATTCGCCGGGCAAGTGCGAGGCGGGGCCGACGGACACGGGTCCCTCGTACATCAACACCTTCCAGCGCGGATCGCAGGAGTCGGTGTGGGAGACCGTGCCACAGCCGACGTGCGACGCCTTCAAGTACGGCGGTACGAACGGGTACTTGGACCTGTTCACCAAGGATGCCTCGTACGCCAGGCAGTGGAAGTTCACCAACGCCCCCGACGCCGACGCACGTGCCGTGCAGGCCGCGTACTGGGCCGACATCTGGGCCAAGCAGCAGGGCAACGGCTCCGCCGTCACGGCGACCGTCGGCAAGGCGGCGAAGATGGGCGACTATCTCCGCTACTCCATGTACGACAAGTACTTCAAGAAAATCGGCAACTGTGTGGGACCGTCGACCTGCCCGGCCGGCACGGGCAAGGACGCCTCGCACTACCTCCTGAACTGGTACTACGCGTGGGGCGGCGCCACCGACGCCTCGGCGGGCTGGGCCTGGCGCATCGGCTCCAGCCACACCCACGGCGGCTACCAGAACCCGCTCGCCGCGTACGCGCTCAGCTCGTACGCCGACCTGAAGCCCAAGTCGGCGACAGGGCAGGCGGATTGGGCGAAGTCCCTCGACCGGCAGCTGGAGTTCTACCGCTGGCTGCAGTCCAGTGAGGGAGCCATCGCGGGCGGCGCGACCAACAGCTGGCAGGGGCGCTACGCGACGCCGCCTTCCGGGACGCCGACCTTCTACGGCATGTTCTACGACGAGAAGCCCGTCTACCACGACCCGCCGTCCAACCAGTGGTTCGGCTTCCAGGCGTGGTCGATGGAACGGGTCGCCGAGTACTACCAGCAGACGGGTGACGCGCACGCCAAGCTCGTCCTCGACAAGTGGGTCGACTGGGCACTGTCCAGGACCACGGTCAACCCCGACGGCTCCTTCCGCATCCCGAACACCCTCCAGTGGTCGGGCAAGCCCGATACCTGGAACGCGTCAAGTCCCGGCGCAAACACGGGACTTCACGTCACCGTCGCCGACTACACGGACGACGTCGGCGTGGCGGCCGCGTACGCCAAGACCCTGACGTACTACGCCGACCGCTCCGGTGACACGCAGGCCAGGGCCACGGCCAAGGCGCTGCTCGACGGCATGTGGACGAACAACCAGGACGCGCTGGGCATCGCGGTCCCGGAGACCCGCGCCGACTACAACCGCTTCGACGACGGCGTGTACGTCCCGAGCGGCTGGACCGGCAGGATGCCGAACGGCGACACGATCAACTCGTCGTCGACCTTCGACTCGATCCGCTCGTTCTACGAGGACGATCCGGCCTGGTCCAAGATCGAGGCGTATCTGGCGGGCGGGGCCGCGCCCTCGTTCACGTATCACCGGTTCTGGGCCCAGGCGGACATCGCCCTCGCCATGGGCTCGTACGCGGAGCTTCTCGAATAG
- a CDS encoding sialidase family protein — protein MRRTPVLTAVLGLAAGLLAGTPPALAAQPVERAAPSPAVAADAYTWKNARIDGGGFVPGIVFNRSERNLAYARTDIGGAYRWQESSKSWTPLLDSVGWDRWGHTGVVSLASDAVAPSRVYAAVGTYTNSWDPGNGAVLRSADRGATWQKADLPFKLGGNMPGRGMGERLAVDPHRNSVLYLGAPSGKGLWRSTDSGVSWSQVTNFPNVGNYVQDPTDTSGYASDNQGIAWVTFDESTGTGTNATRTIYVGVADKNNAVYRSTDAGATWSRLAGQPTGYLAHRGVLDAANGYLYLAYSDKGGPYDGGKGRLWRYATATGTWTDISPVAEADTYYGFSGLTVDRQKPGTVMATAYSSWWPDTQIFRSTNSGGTWTKAWDYTSYPNRSNRYTMDVSSAPWLSWGLYPSPPEQAPKLGWMTEALEIDPFNSARMMYGTGATIYGTENLGQWDSGGQFTIKPMVQGLEETAVNDLAAPPSGGAQLLSALGDIGGFRHTDLTKVPSMMFTSPNFSTTTSLDFAEANPGTVVRVGNLDSGPHVAFSTDNGANWFAGTDPSGVSGGGTVAAAADSSRFVWSPAGAGVHYATGFGTSWSASSGIPAGAIVESDRVDPRTFYGFKSGKFYVSSDGGASFTASSATGLPSGDSVRFKALPGTKGDIWLAGGASDGAYGLWHSTDGGATFGKLSGVEQADTIGFGRAAPGASYQTLYTSARIGGVRGIFRSTDKAATWTRINDDAHQWGWTGAAITGDPRIYGRVYISTNGRGAIYGDVAAQ, from the coding sequence GTGCGAAGAACCCCCGTCCTCACCGCCGTGCTCGGGCTTGCGGCCGGGCTGCTCGCGGGTACGCCGCCCGCGCTGGCCGCGCAGCCCGTCGAGCGAGCCGCGCCGTCGCCGGCCGTCGCCGCCGACGCGTACACCTGGAAGAACGCGCGCATCGACGGTGGCGGGTTCGTTCCCGGCATCGTCTTCAACCGGTCCGAGAGGAACCTCGCGTACGCGCGGACCGACATCGGTGGCGCCTACCGCTGGCAGGAGTCGTCGAAGAGCTGGACCCCGCTGCTCGACTCGGTGGGCTGGGACCGCTGGGGGCACACCGGCGTGGTGAGCCTCGCCTCCGACGCGGTGGCGCCCAGCAGGGTGTACGCGGCCGTCGGCACGTACACGAACAGCTGGGACCCCGGCAACGGGGCCGTGCTCAGGTCCGCCGACCGGGGCGCGACCTGGCAGAAGGCCGACCTGCCGTTCAAGCTGGGCGGCAACATGCCCGGGCGCGGCATGGGCGAGCGGCTCGCCGTCGACCCGCACAGGAACAGCGTGCTGTATCTGGGCGCCCCGAGCGGCAAGGGGTTGTGGCGGTCCACGGACTCGGGCGTCTCTTGGTCGCAGGTGACGAACTTCCCCAACGTCGGCAACTACGTGCAGGATCCGACCGACACGAGCGGGTACGCCTCCGACAACCAGGGCATCGCCTGGGTCACCTTCGACGAGTCCACCGGCACGGGCACGAACGCCACGCGAACCATCTATGTCGGTGTGGCCGACAAGAACAACGCCGTCTACCGCTCCACCGACGCGGGCGCGACCTGGTCCCGTCTCGCCGGGCAGCCCACCGGATACCTGGCCCACAGGGGCGTCCTCGACGCGGCGAACGGCTACCTCTACCTCGCGTACAGCGACAAGGGCGGCCCGTACGACGGCGGCAAGGGCCGGCTGTGGCGGTACGCGACGGCGACCGGCACCTGGACGGACATCAGCCCGGTCGCGGAGGCCGACACCTACTACGGCTTCAGCGGGCTGACGGTCGACCGGCAGAAGCCGGGCACGGTCATGGCGACCGCGTACAGCTCCTGGTGGCCGGACACCCAGATCTTCCGCTCCACGAACAGCGGCGGCACCTGGACGAAGGCCTGGGACTACACCTCGTACCCCAACCGCTCGAACCGCTACACGATGGACGTCTCGTCCGCGCCGTGGCTGTCCTGGGGCCTATATCCGTCACCGCCCGAGCAGGCCCCCAAACTCGGCTGGATGACCGAGGCGTTGGAGATCGACCCGTTCAACTCGGCCCGGATGATGTACGGGACGGGCGCGACGATCTACGGCACCGAGAACCTGGGCCAGTGGGACAGCGGCGGCCAGTTCACCATCAAGCCGATGGTGCAGGGCCTGGAGGAGACGGCCGTGAACGACCTGGCCGCTCCCCCGTCCGGCGGCGCCCAACTCCTCAGCGCGCTGGGCGACATCGGCGGCTTCCGGCACACGGACCTCACCAAAGTGCCCTCGATGATGTTCACTTCGCCGAACTTCAGCACGACGACGAGCCTCGACTTCGCGGAGGCCAACCCGGGCACGGTGGTGCGGGTCGGCAACCTCGACTCGGGCCCGCACGTGGCGTTCTCGACGGACAACGGCGCCAACTGGTTCGCGGGCACCGACCCTTCGGGTGTGAGCGGCGGCGGCACGGTCGCGGCGGCTGCCGACAGCAGCCGTTTCGTGTGGAGCCCGGCGGGCGCGGGGGTGCACTACGCGACCGGCTTCGGCACGTCGTGGTCGGCGTCGAGCGGGATTCCGGCCGGGGCGATCGTGGAGTCGGACCGGGTCGACCCGAGGACCTTCTACGGCTTCAAGTCGGGGAAGTTCTACGTCAGTTCGGACGGCGGCGCCTCCTTCACGGCCTCGTCCGCGACCGGGCTGCCGAGCGGCGACAGCGTGCGGTTCAAGGCGCTGCCCGGCACGAAGGGTGACATCTGGCTGGCTGGCGGCGCGAGCGACGGCGCGTACGGGCTGTGGCACTCGACGGACGGCGGCGCGACCTTCGGCAAGCTGTCGGGCGTCGAGCAGGCCGACACCATCGGCTTCGGCAGGGCGGCGCCCGGCGCCTCCTACCAGACGCTCTACACGAGCGCGAGGATCGGCGGCGTACGCGGCATCTTCCGCTCCACGGACAAGGCCGCGACCTGGACACGCATCAACGACGACGCACACCAGTGGGGCTGGACGGGCGCGGCCATCACCGGGGACCCGCGGATCTACGGCCGGGTGTACATCTCGACGAACGGCCGCGGAGCCATCTACGGCGACGTGGCAGCGCAATGA
- a CDS encoding rhamnogalacturonan lyase, which produces MQHPQRRRSRTRLLLTAVVTGALAAAGLTALTASPAEAATARQVERLDRGVVSVHTDAGNLVSWRWLGTDPNDVSFNVYRAGTKVNSAPITGSTNYFHAGAPAQADYTVRAVVGGVEQGDSVHAIQFRTAYKDVPITPPAGGTTPDGVAYTYEANDASVGDLDGDGALDFVLKWQPTNAKDNSQSGYTGNTIVDGVKLDGTRLWRIDLGRNIRSGAHYTQFQVYDYDGDGKAEVAMKTSDATVDGTGVVIGSSSADHRNSSGYVLTGPEYLTMFNGQTGRAMSSVDYVPARGTVSSWGDSYGNRVDRFLAGTAYLDGARPSLIMARGYYTRSVIAAWDWRNGAFTRRWTFDTNSSTNTGKGFDGQGSHSLSVGDVDNDGKDEIVYGAMAVDDNGNGLWTTRTGHGDAQHLGDLDPGTAGLEYFKVSESTSQPAELYINPANGAIRWQLAACCDNGRGVAGDIYAGNGGAEMWSASDTSIRDKSGATKGREPSSVNFLSWWDGDTTRELLDGTRIDKYGTSGETRLLTGASVHSNNSTKATPALSGDLFGDWREEVVWATTDNTALRIYSTPNETTTKITTLLHDTMYRTGIAWQNTAYNQPPHPSFFIGNGMPTAPRPTVYTP; this is translated from the coding sequence GTGCAGCACCCGCAACGCAGACGCAGCAGAACCAGGCTCCTCCTCACCGCCGTCGTCACCGGTGCCCTCGCCGCCGCAGGGCTCACCGCACTCACCGCGAGTCCGGCCGAGGCCGCGACCGCCCGCCAGGTCGAGAGGCTCGACCGGGGCGTCGTCAGCGTCCACACGGACGCGGGCAACCTCGTGAGCTGGCGCTGGCTCGGCACCGACCCGAACGACGTGTCGTTCAACGTGTACCGGGCCGGTACGAAGGTCAACTCGGCCCCGATCACCGGCTCGACGAACTACTTCCACGCCGGCGCGCCCGCCCAGGCCGACTACACGGTCCGCGCGGTCGTGGGCGGCGTCGAGCAGGGCGACTCGGTCCACGCGATCCAGTTCCGTACCGCGTACAAGGACGTGCCCATCACCCCGCCCGCCGGCGGCACCACCCCGGACGGGGTCGCGTACACCTACGAGGCCAACGACGCCTCGGTCGGCGATCTCGACGGCGACGGCGCGCTCGACTTCGTCCTGAAGTGGCAGCCGACGAACGCCAAGGACAACTCCCAGTCCGGCTACACCGGCAACACGATCGTCGACGGCGTCAAGCTCGACGGTACCCGGCTGTGGCGCATCGACCTGGGGCGGAACATCCGCTCGGGCGCGCACTACACCCAGTTCCAGGTGTACGACTACGACGGCGACGGCAAGGCCGAGGTCGCCATGAAGACCTCCGATGCCACGGTCGACGGGACGGGTGTGGTGATCGGCAGTTCGTCCGCCGATCACCGCAACTCCAGCGGGTACGTACTCACCGGGCCCGAGTATCTGACCATGTTCAACGGGCAGACGGGCAGAGCGATGTCGAGCGTCGACTATGTCCCGGCACGTGGCACGGTCTCTTCGTGGGGCGACTCGTACGGCAACCGCGTGGACCGCTTCCTCGCCGGTACCGCCTATCTGGACGGCGCCCGGCCCTCGCTCATCATGGCGCGCGGCTACTACACGCGTTCGGTGATCGCGGCCTGGGACTGGCGGAACGGGGCGTTCACGCGGCGCTGGACCTTCGACACCAACTCCTCGACGAACACCGGCAAGGGCTTCGACGGCCAGGGTTCGCACAGCCTCTCCGTCGGGGACGTCGACAACGACGGCAAGGACGAGATCGTCTACGGGGCGATGGCCGTCGACGACAACGGCAACGGCCTGTGGACCACGAGGACCGGCCACGGCGACGCCCAGCACCTGGGCGACCTCGACCCGGGAACGGCCGGCCTGGAGTACTTCAAGGTCTCCGAATCCACTTCCCAGCCCGCCGAGTTGTACATCAACCCCGCCAACGGCGCGATCCGCTGGCAGCTCGCCGCCTGCTGCGACAACGGCAGGGGAGTGGCCGGGGACATCTACGCCGGCAACGGCGGCGCCGAGATGTGGTCCGCCTCCGACACCAGCATCCGTGACAAGTCCGGCGCCACGAAGGGCCGAGAGCCGTCCTCCGTCAACTTCCTGTCCTGGTGGGACGGGGACACCACGCGCGAACTCCTCGACGGCACCCGCATCGACAAGTACGGCACGTCCGGCGAGACCCGCCTGCTGACCGGCGCCTCGGTCCACTCCAACAACAGCACCAAGGCGACCCCGGCCCTGTCGGGTGACCTCTTCGGCGACTGGCGAGAGGAGGTCGTCTGGGCGACCACCGACAACACGGCCCTGCGCATTTACTCCACCCCGAACGAGACCACCACAAAGATCACGACCCTCCTCCACGACACGATGTACCGCACAGGCATAGCGTGGCAAAATACCGCGTACAACCAGCCCCCACACCCGAGCTTCTTCATCGGCAACGGCATGCCGACAGCCCCCAGGCCGACGGTCTACACCCCTTAG
- a CDS encoding class I SAM-dependent methyltransferase: protein MFDYDKEAERYDVSRGGEPRAAAAASAVLGLIPEGAGNLLDAACGTGIVTRRLAAAGLDVTGADAAEGMLRRAAERVPGRVVRADIRQLPFPDASFGAVTAVWLLHLMDDAERAVAEAARVLRPGGVFVTTVDKAASHDVRSDIDAVMAPRPRRAARDRDDLVGSFADRHALVPVGRARFRGYGQGRAPERAAADVRRGWYTLLPPGAPLTEKLALRLEQLPDQQVPRPDPEFKLRAFRKPGPAEV from the coding sequence GTGTTCGACTACGACAAGGAAGCCGAGCGGTACGACGTGTCCCGGGGCGGCGAACCCCGTGCCGCCGCGGCCGCGAGCGCCGTACTCGGACTGATCCCCGAAGGCGCGGGCAACCTCCTCGACGCCGCCTGCGGCACCGGCATCGTGACCCGTCGGCTCGCGGCGGCCGGTCTCGACGTGACGGGCGCCGACGCGGCAGAAGGCATGCTGCGGCGGGCCGCCGAACGGGTACCCGGCCGCGTCGTCCGCGCGGACATCCGCCAACTCCCCTTCCCCGATGCCTCGTTCGGTGCTGTCACGGCCGTCTGGCTGCTGCACCTGATGGACGACGCGGAGCGTGCCGTCGCCGAGGCGGCCCGCGTGCTGCGGCCGGGCGGCGTCTTCGTCACGACCGTCGACAAGGCCGCCTCGCACGACGTCCGCAGCGACATCGACGCCGTGATGGCACCCCGCCCGCGCCGTGCGGCCCGTGACCGCGACGACCTCGTGGGCTCCTTCGCCGACCGGCATGCCCTCGTCCCGGTGGGACGGGCCCGCTTCCGCGGCTACGGCCAGGGCCGCGCTCCGGAACGGGCCGCCGCCGACGTCCGGCGCGGCTGGTACACGCTGTTGCCCCCGGGCGCACCCCTCACCGAGAAACTCGCACTGCGCCTGGAACAGCTCCCGGACCAGCAAGTGCCGCGCCCGGACCCGGAGTTCAAGCTGCGCGCGTTCCGGAAGCCGGGTCCGGCCGAGGTGTGA
- a CDS encoding 4a-hydroxytetrahydrobiopterin dehydratase: MPLEPLSQKEIEDRLAELPGWSLDGDRIARSYRLGSHFAAAALVVHIAQVQDELDHHADLTLSYHTVSLTVNTHSVGGAVTELDFDLARRVEGLAAGHGAR, from the coding sequence ATGCCCCTCGAACCGCTGTCGCAGAAGGAGATCGAGGACCGGCTCGCGGAGCTGCCCGGCTGGTCCCTCGACGGAGACCGGATCGCCCGCTCCTACCGGCTCGGCTCGCACTTCGCGGCAGCCGCGCTGGTCGTGCACATCGCCCAGGTACAGGACGAGCTGGACCACCACGCCGACCTCACCCTCAGCTACCACACCGTCTCCCTCACCGTGAACACGCACAGCGTGGGCGGCGCCGTCACCGAGCTGGACTTCGACCTGGCACGCCGGGTCGAGGGTCTCGCGGCCGGGCACGGTGCACGTTGA
- a CDS encoding helix-turn-helix domain-containing protein: MTAAAPTPTSALAAAAPSTVASGSASGSASGVGKGVGPLLRGWREQRRVSQLELALRAGSSARHISFVETGRSRPSEEMVLRLAEHLDVPVRDRNALLLAAGYAPHYPETPLDDPALDALREGMERLIRGYEPYPAFVVDATYNVVAANQGIAMLLGTVPEHLLSPSPNAMRLTLHPEGLAPRIRNLREWRGHLLAQMERDIALRRSEPLRALYEEVAAYPYPSEGAPGSDEEPGEPGEPGELGEPGEPGIPGETGASGEPGKAGAPVPYFALPMRIEHDGRVLSFISSISTFNTPMDVTVAELAIETLLPADPATVKYLQSLMF; the protein is encoded by the coding sequence ATGACCGCCGCCGCACCCACTCCTACGTCCGCCCTCGCGGCCGCTGCCCCATCCACCGTTGCCTCCGGCTCGGCCTCCGGCAGCGCCTCCGGCGTCGGCAAGGGAGTCGGGCCGCTGCTGCGCGGCTGGCGGGAGCAGCGCCGGGTCAGTCAGCTGGAGCTGGCGCTGCGGGCGGGGTCGTCGGCGCGGCACATCAGCTTCGTCGAGACAGGCCGCTCCCGGCCGAGCGAGGAGATGGTGCTGCGGCTGGCCGAGCACCTGGACGTACCCGTACGGGACCGCAACGCCCTTCTGCTGGCGGCCGGTTACGCGCCCCACTACCCCGAGACCCCGCTCGACGATCCGGCGCTGGACGCGCTGCGCGAGGGCATGGAGCGGCTGATCCGGGGCTACGAGCCCTATCCGGCGTTCGTGGTGGACGCCACGTACAACGTGGTCGCCGCCAACCAGGGCATCGCGATGCTGCTCGGCACCGTCCCCGAGCACCTCCTCTCCCCTTCGCCGAACGCGATGCGGCTGACCCTGCACCCGGAGGGTCTGGCCCCGAGGATCCGCAATCTGCGGGAGTGGCGGGGCCATCTGCTGGCCCAGATGGAGCGGGACATCGCCCTGCGCCGCTCCGAGCCGCTGCGCGCGCTGTACGAGGAGGTGGCGGCGTATCCGTATCCCTCGGAGGGCGCACCCGGGAGCGACGAGGAACCCGGAGAGCCCGGCGAGCCGGGAGAGCTGGGAGAGCCCGGCGAGCCAGGGATTCCCGGGGAGACCGGGGCGTCCGGAGAACCCGGGAAGGCCGGGGCGCCGGTCCCCTACTTCGCCCTCCCCATGCGGATCGAGCACGACGGGCGGGTGCTGTCCTTCATCTCGTCCATCTCGACGTTCAACACGCCCATGGATGTGACCGTCGCCGAGCTGGCCATCGAGACGCTACTTCCGGCCGACCCTGCGACGGTCAAGTACCTTCAGTCGCTGATGTTCTGA